The segment GGGATAGGAGCGATGTTACTTCTCATCTCTGTTTGGTTATTGGCTAGATTAGTAGTGTAAACACTCTGGATGTTGTTGTTGACATTAGATGTGAAACCGGTGAAGGTATTAGCGGTTCCTTTGCTCGCCAAGTCCATCACTTCTTTGGCTTTCTCAGCAGAAAAGTCATTGAACACAATCACTTGCCCGCCATAAAATATAGTCAACGGTGCAGTTTGAGGCTCTGGTTTCACAGATCTgtttcaagaaaacaaaataattagtcAAAGAAATAACAAATAAAGCTTAGCTTTACAACATCAGATTTATATGTTTTAACAGAACATACCTAGTGGAAGAAGTAGCCTGTGTCATTTTTAGGATATCTTCTTTGGGGAGAGAGGAGGATGAGGAAGAAAAACTTGGTTGCCTGGGAAACAGATTTTTTGGTTTAACATCTTGGCCAATGGGTTCCATGTTGGAAGCTTCACAAGGGAATAAACTCATGGTTGTTGTGGGCTGACGAGAGATGCCTGCAAGATATGATCCAAAAAGGTAAGATTTCTCTCTCCAATAACTTAATGACAAATTTAGTAAAGTTTAAGTATTCGACCAAacatggcaaaaaaaaaatcgatggaAATTGCCGAAACTTAGCGAGGAAACAGAAAGCTAACCACTCTCAAACAAAACTATACACGCAAGCTTTTAGCACATACACTTGCAAGGCAAAGAAAAACGTGTCTAATACGTAAACTATAGATTAAAACtcgaaattaagaaaaaaaaatttaactcaaaattaagatattagaTGCTAAATCAGTTTTTCTGCCTAATTCCggtcaaacaaattataaatctATTCGATTCTTGAATTCATAATGAGAGTGAACGATAGAAAGGatctagaagaaaaaaaaggcgTTGCTTACCGTTGACCTCAGGCTTGCATGCCATCCCTAAGCTCAGATCTCCAAAGCTACCGTTCTCCTTCAGATACTGACTCAAACGACTACACGTCTGAGAGAAGCTCGGCTTCCTTGAAAATCTCCGTGTAGCGGCGAAATCAGAGGACTCCATAGGACTCGACATCGTTATACAAACAAAAAACTTGGTAGAAACGAATCGAAACGAGTTTCTCCAATAGCTCACGATAactaatcttcttcttcttcttcgattactcttcttttcttcttcttcttcttttgtaaaTTGAGTTTGGTTGCTGAGTCTCCTCCTACCTCCCAATAACAagagcatatatatattaataaaacttttaacTTTATCTAATTTTGAGCCCTTTAAAAACACGTGTTTTATTTGTTGTCTCTTTTTAATAAAGATTGGGATTGGGAATGTGTCTCGGTTCACTGTTCTCCACGTTCAACGCTTTCCGTTTTCTTTGAATTTACAATTGTATCCCTCTTCACGAGGCTTAAGATATCTTATTGGTTGTTCGCTGGCAGGACGAAGTCAAACAAACACCAAATACTGTAAATTTACTGGTTTGCCCATGTAGTTAGCGTTGTAACTTGCAAGTGAAAAAGAGAGTgttgtatttgttttttctttttcggaAACCGTTTTTGGTACAGTAACTGATCACGCAATTCGTGCAAAATCAAGTCAAGTGTAGGGTTTGTTATTTCGTTTGAAGATGGTCtactatgtttttttgtttgtttgttaagtTCAGTTTTATAGCAGGTTAAATTCAAGATAAAAAAGTCGGATTCTATCATAACTTGTTCCggccaaaaaaaattgtatgtaGTGGTAGATTTAATAGATTACAACGTAAAAAATAGTGGTTCAAACCATAATTGAAATCCATCTTCATACCGATTATCTcctattattgtttttttagaaagatttttcattttttttcatatcGAAATCATAATCTCAAAAAACTGAATTGAACCGTAGTTGAAGTCGGTCTTCGTACCAATATATCCTTCTTGtttgaaaaaattatggttTGAAACACTTGATGCAATCTCTTTCTGATGcacttcaaatattttttattaaaccattaAGAAAGTAAATGTGAAATAAACACATTAAGATAAACAAGGCAAAACGCGTTAAACGTCACCAGTCAAGCCTCTTTGGCATTTAGTAAATGATCTTCATAATAAACTGTACAATCTTATAAATTGATTATTGCTCTCGAAACATTTTCGAAATAATGTTATTAACGCGTGATTCATGCAGAGATACAACCATTACAAACTAATGTTTGTCAATtaagcaaacaaaaaatactAACAAATAAAGTACTCTACGAGTCGTCGATTAGTAATTAAATGCGTCAGAAGTTCAAGTTTGAAGTTAATCCACATGTCGACCGTCACATTTGATTAACGCCATGAATCATATAATAATTGTATCGAATAGTCAAAAGTTTAACACCTAACAAACAAACTAAAAATGTATATGAAGCGCAAGCGAGATTGATGTTCCCGTGGATAAAATCAATATTACAGAATTGATTTGAGACCTAATCAGATAGTCATGCTTATACTAATATGGCAAATGCGCATAATCCATATGCAAGGGTACTATCGTATACAGCTGATAACACGTGAACGAAGCAAAACCTTCACGGCGTTAACAAACTGTGAGTGGGTCCCTGGTGAAGCCAACTCCACCATCCACATGTTCCGTCGACCACGTTTTTGTTATTATGCGTTTtggaaataataaataaaatagtaataaaGCTAAAGATggatatttaaagaaaaaacaaaagcaaataAATTAGAATATTACAAAACTAGGAGGAATCTAGAAAGAAGGGGGCGGCAAGTGCACGTTGTCTGAACTAATTCGACGTGACGCGTGTCCAACACTTGTTGGTTGTA is part of the Brassica rapa cultivar Chiifu-401-42 chromosome A09, CAAS_Brap_v3.01, whole genome shotgun sequence genome and harbors:
- the LOC103842660 gene encoding protein TIFY 10A; this encodes MSSPMESSDFAATRRFSRKPSFSQTCSRLSQYLKENGSFGDLSLGMACKPEVNGISRQPTTTMSLFPCEASNMEPIGQDVKPKNLFPRQPSFSSSSSSLPKEDILKMTQATSSTRSVKPEPQTAPLTIFYGGQVIVFNDFSAEKAKEVMDLASKGTANTFTGFTSNVNNNIQSVYTTNLANNQTEMRSNIAPIPNQLPHLMKTTTQNPVQSSSTAMACELPIARRASLHRFLAKRKDRVTSKAPYQLNDPAKASSKPQTGDNTTSWLGLAAEM